The Candidatus Thermoplasmatota archaeon genome has a segment encoding these proteins:
- a CDS encoding PIN domain-containing protein — translation MELVVDANILFSALIKESTTRELMLNDELLLRTPEFILGEFLGHIDELEKKTHARKGMLKEKIIELILQSDINIIPKDELRSFIGKAKSISPDPDDFMYFAVALKLNCAIWSNDKELKKQSIVMIYSTEDLVKCIIK, via the coding sequence ATGGAGTTGGTCGTTGATGCCAATATACTTTTTTCAGCTTTGATTAAGGAAAGTACTACCAGAGAATTGATGCTCAATGACGAACTTCTTCTGCGCACACCGGAATTCATATTGGGAGAATTCTTGGGGCATATCGATGAATTAGAAAAGAAAACACATGCGAGAAAGGGAATGCTCAAAGAAAAAATAATAGAACTAATTTTGCAATCTGATATTAACATTATTCCAAAGGATGAACTTCGGTCATTTATTGGCAAAGCAAAGAGTATTTCCCCTGATCCTGATGATTTCATGTATTTCGCGGTGGCATTAAAATTAAACTGTGCTATTTGGTCTAACGATAAAGAGTTGAAGAAGCAGAGCATTGTAATGATATATTCAACTGAAGATTTGGTTAAATGTATCATAAAATAG